A DNA window from Marinitoga sp. 38H-ov contains the following coding sequences:
- a CDS encoding potassium channel protein produces MEEYRRIFRQITVSVLIIVSIFIIGVIGFMILEGWDFYTAFYITAITISTVGYGMPENISHATIIFDTILIFSGISVVLYLISSLTALLVEGDFKKIGGVLKMLKRIEKIKDHYIIVGGGKVGKYIIEEFEKEMVPYIVIEKDENIINRLLEKEEYKNINYIIGDAREEDILIKAKIFEAKGVLLTLPNDVDNLYISLTAKTLNPSLYIVSNATSSEELRKLLYAGVDNVILPPEITGKRMALMISKPNVLSFIETTQTDFGETFGFSEIKIPEKSWMVGKDFGELEISKTLNVIVMAIRRNKKAHYNPKANFKIEPKDSLMVIGEQEDIEKLKRYVILPEI; encoded by the coding sequence GTGGAAGAATATAGAAGGATATTTAGGCAAATTACGGTGTCTGTTTTGATAATTGTTTCAATCTTTATAATAGGTGTTATAGGGTTTATGATTTTAGAAGGATGGGATTTCTATACAGCTTTTTATATAACAGCTATTACTATATCTACAGTAGGGTATGGAATGCCAGAAAATATATCTCATGCTACTATAATATTTGATACAATCTTAATTTTTTCAGGTATATCTGTTGTATTATATTTAATATCCTCTTTAACGGCATTATTAGTAGAAGGAGATTTTAAAAAGATAGGGGGAGTTTTAAAGATGTTGAAAAGAATTGAAAAAATAAAAGATCATTATATCATAGTTGGTGGAGGTAAGGTTGGTAAGTATATTATAGAAGAATTTGAAAAAGAAATGGTGCCATATATTGTAATAGAAAAAGATGAAAATATCATAAATAGATTATTGGAAAAAGAAGAATATAAAAATATTAATTATATAATAGGTGATGCAAGAGAAGAAGATATATTGATAAAAGCAAAAATATTTGAAGCAAAGGGAGTATTGTTAACATTACCAAATGATGTTGATAATTTATATATCTCATTGACAGCAAAAACACTAAATCCTTCATTATATATTGTATCCAATGCAACTAGTAGTGAAGAATTAAGAAAATTATTATATGCTGGTGTAGACAATGTAATACTTCCTCCTGAAATAACAGGAAAAAGGATGGCGCTTATGATATCTAAACCCAATGTATTATCATTTATAGAAACAACACAAACAGATTTTGGTGAAACATTTGGGTTCTCGGAAATAAAAATACCAGAAAAAAGTTGGATGGTAGGAAAGGATTTTGGTGAATTAGAAATATCAAAAACATTAAATGTTATAGTAATGGCAATAAGAAGAAATAAAAAAGCTCATTATAATCCTAAAGCAAACTTTAAAATAGAACCTAAAGATTCTTTGATGGTAATAGGAGAACAAGAAGATATAGAAAAGTTAAAAAGATACGTTATTCTTCCTGAAATATAA
- a CDS encoding N-6 DNA methylase, with the protein MYENLKNTIQNIKKIIRNNINEKLSILGFYEEEYDPKCNNEIIAESTFNMLKDLFSIDYINRRNKYVENFTFNFLNKIIALKLLLEKGINISFDELKEYIPELFDEIYDIKLDTNKIMEEINKVKDWHKEDILGWAYQYYNLDENRSKLFEQSQFYTPEWVVEYLVDNTLTKYYCEIYDDKYIAEKYKIKYEKRNINKKLEEFKILDPTCGSGHFLIKVYDRLKEFYERQGYKNYIKNIIENNIYGMDIDQRSIEIAKIILKIKALTDGYSGELDFNLVSTDFKLIKSEDIEDFKLKEVYESVKNELEGYEELGALITLSSETKNKILELQKRKIIPLFEEKTKLDKYYLDKIKKFFKILILNYDIVISNPPYTDSHDYTPNLRKFIREKYFEFRKNLYGCFIKRNYEFLIENGLLGMITPQTFMFISSYEQLRKFIIKNMHIEKLVHIGLGGVFDDALVDTAMYIFRKSKKNDEKGIYINLNDVSYNEKKFELKNIEDEIFKGKEYNKVFIENQNEFKKIPRFPFVYWINDEIKKIFHYKKLIEFADVRQGIATGDNNRFLRYHWQVPKSEIRYKKDNKKWVPYAKGGPYNKWFGNLWWVIAFDEENYNALKNMGNHLPNKKYYFKPGITYSMTTSKGPTFRILPENFLFDCKGSSIFTNDEKFKYSLIAFLNSKLAFYLYKFIAGSVDLEVGDLKYIPIANDLIKENKKRELLIKIVKLIIVIKKQNIDTSPLELHYKGSPLHQFKKGSFEERLIDIIQTKDILDTYMLLLEALVEKIIFQIYKLKKKTIQEIFKKEKVPSGWNKLIDYNLLPDIEELLKKEYLNEFGLNSEDLKEIEGEIYRFLKHIPIKKEKVNLEELNSIYYKKNRYEYDNAIERTSMNMSLNPISIINLLDYNNLNFRYYKTKEILFLMINEEYLKNMGDYNKIKESLYNLGISEEIIKKYLRRNLKDYIENKLKDDQLKYYKKTLPIFWE; encoded by the coding sequence ATGTATGAGAATTTGAAAAATACTATTCAGAATATAAAAAAAATTATTAGAAATAATATAAATGAAAAATTATCTATTTTAGGTTTTTATGAAGAAGAATATGACCCTAAGTGCAATAATGAGATTATTGCAGAGTCAACATTTAATATGTTAAAAGATTTATTTTCCATTGATTATATAAATAGGAGAAATAAATATGTAGAAAATTTTACTTTTAATTTTTTGAACAAAATAATAGCATTAAAATTATTATTGGAAAAGGGAATTAATATATCTTTTGATGAATTAAAAGAATATATACCGGAGTTATTTGATGAAATATATGATATTAAATTAGATACTAATAAAATCATGGAAGAAATAAATAAGGTGAAAGATTGGCATAAAGAGGATATTTTAGGTTGGGCATATCAATATTATAATTTAGATGAAAATAGATCTAAATTATTTGAACAATCACAGTTTTATACACCAGAATGGGTTGTAGAATATTTGGTTGATAATACACTTACAAAATATTATTGTGAAATATATGATGATAAATATATAGCAGAAAAATATAAGATAAAGTATGAAAAAAGAAATATTAATAAGAAGTTAGAAGAATTTAAAATACTAGATCCAACATGCGGTAGCGGACATTTTTTAATAAAAGTTTATGATAGATTAAAAGAGTTTTATGAAAGGCAAGGGTATAAAAATTATATTAAAAATATAATTGAAAATAATATATATGGCATGGATATTGATCAAAGATCAATAGAAATTGCAAAAATAATATTAAAAATTAAAGCTTTAACAGATGGCTATAGTGGTGAATTGGATTTTAATTTAGTATCTACTGATTTTAAATTAATAAAATCAGAAGATATAGAAGATTTCAAACTAAAAGAAGTATATGAATCTGTTAAAAACGAACTTGAAGGTTATGAAGAATTGGGAGCGCTTATAACATTAAGTAGTGAGACTAAAAATAAAATTTTAGAATTACAAAAAAGGAAAATTATACCTTTATTTGAAGAAAAAACTAAATTGGATAAATATTATTTGGATAAAATAAAAAAATTTTTTAAAATTCTTATTTTAAATTATGATATAGTTATCTCAAATCCTCCATATACAGATTCACATGATTATACTCCAAATTTAAGAAAATTTATAAGAGAAAAATATTTTGAATTTAGAAAAAATTTATATGGATGTTTTATTAAAAGGAATTATGAATTTTTAATAGAAAATGGATTATTGGGAATGATAACTCCTCAGACATTTATGTTTATTAGCAGTTATGAACAATTAAGAAAGTTTATAATAAAAAATATGCATATAGAAAAATTAGTTCATATAGGTTTAGGTGGAGTGTTTGATGATGCTTTGGTAGATACAGCTATGTATATTTTTAGAAAAAGCAAAAAAAATGATGAAAAAGGAATATATATAAACCTAAATGATGTATCGTATAATGAAAAGAAATTTGAGTTAAAAAATATTGAGGATGAAATATTTAAAGGAAAAGAGTACAATAAAGTATTTATTGAAAATCAAAATGAATTTAAAAAAATACCAAGATTTCCTTTTGTATATTGGATAAATGATGAAATAAAAAAAATATTTCATTATAAAAAATTAATAGAATTTGCTGATGTTAGACAGGGTATTGCAACGGGAGATAATAATAGATTTTTAAGATATCATTGGCAAGTTCCTAAGAGCGAAATTAGATATAAAAAAGATAATAAAAAATGGGTTCCATATGCAAAAGGAGGACCATATAATAAATGGTTTGGTAACTTATGGTGGGTTATTGCATTTGATGAAGAAAATTATAATGCTTTAAAAAATATGGGGAATCACCTTCCCAATAAGAAATATTATTTTAAACCAGGCATAACATATTCTATGACAACCTCTAAGGGACCAACATTTAGAATTTTACCAGAAAATTTTTTATTTGATTGTAAAGGTAGTAGTATTTTTACAAATGATGAAAAATTCAAATATTCTTTAATTGCATTTTTAAATAGCAAATTAGCTTTCTATTTGTATAAGTTTATTGCTGGTAGTGTTGATTTAGAAGTTGGTGATTTGAAATATATTCCAATAGCTAATGATTTAATAAAAGAAAATAAAAAAAGAGAGTTGTTAATTAAAATAGTAAAGCTCATTATAGTTATAAAAAAACAAAATATAGACACATCTCCTTTAGAATTGCATTATAAAGGTTCTCCACTACATCAATTCAAAAAAGGATCTTTTGAGGAAAGGTTAATAGATATAATACAAACAAAAGATATTTTAGATACATATATGTTATTGTTAGAAGCTCTTGTTGAGAAAATTATATTTCAAATATATAAATTAAAAAAGAAAACAATACAAGAAATATTTAAAAAAGAAAAAGTACCATCTGGGTGGAATAAATTAATTGATTATAATCTTTTGCCTGATATAGAAGAATTATTAAAAAAAGAATACTTAAATGAGTTTGGATTAAATTCGGAAGATTTGAAAGAAATTGAAGGTGAAATATATAGATTTTTAAAACATATACCCATTAAGAAGGAAAAAGTAAATTTAGAAGAATTGAATTCAATTTATTATAAAAAGAATAGATATGAATATGACAATGCTATAGAAAGAACATCTATGAATATGTCTCTAAACCCTATTTCTATTATTAATTTATTGGATTATAATAATCTTAATTTTAGATATTATAAAACAAAAGAAATATTATTTCTAATGATTAATGAAGAATATCTAAAAAATATGGGAGATTATAATAAAATTAAAGAATCATTGTATAATTTAGGCATTTCAGAAGAAATTATAAAAAAATATTTAAGGAGAAATTTGAAAGATTATATAGAGAATAAGTTAAAAGATGATCAATTAAAATATTACAAAAAAACATTACCAATTTTTTGGGAGTGA